The genomic DNA NNNNNNNNNNNNNNNNNNNNNNNNNNNNNNNNNNNNNNNNNNNNNNNNNNNNNNNNNNNNNNNNNNNNNNNNNNNNNNNNNNNNNNNNNNNNNNNNNNNNNNNNNNNNNNNNNNNNNNNNNNNNNNNNNNNNNNNNNNNNNNNNNNNNNNNNNNNNNNNNNNNNNNNNNNNNNNNNNNNNNNNNNNNNNNNNNNNNNNNNNNNNNNNNNNNNNNNNNNNNNNNNNNNNNNNNNNNNNNNNNNNNNNNNNNNNNNNNNNNNNNNNNNNNNNNNNNNNNNNNNNNNNNNNNNNNNNNNNNNNNNNNNNNNNNNNNNNNNNNNNNNNNNNNNNNNNNNNNNNNNNNNNNNNNNNNNNNNNNNNNNNNNNNNNNNNNNNNNNNNNNNNNNNNNNNNNNNNNNNNNNNNNNNNNNNNNNNNNNNNNNNNNNNNNNNNNNNNNNNNNNNNNNNNNNNNNNNNNNNNNNNNNNNNNNNNNNNNNNNNNNNNNNNNNNNNNNNNNNNNNNNNNNNNNNNNNNNNNNNNNNNNNNNNNNNNNNNNNNNNNNNNNNNNNNNNNNNNNNNNNNNNNNNNNNNNNNNNNNNNNNNNNNNNNNNNNNNNNNNNNNNNNNNNNNNNNNNNNNNNNNNNNNNNNNNNNNNNNNNNNNNNNNNNNNNNNNNNNNNNNNNNNNNNNNNNNNNNNNNNNNNNNNNNNNNNNNNNNNNNNNNNNNNNNNNNNNNNNNNNNNNNNNNNNNNNNNNNNNNNNNNNNNNNNNNNNNNNNNNNNNNNNNNNNNNNNNNNNNNNNNNNNNNNNNNNNNNNNNNNNNNNNNNNNNNNNNNNNNNNNNNNNNNNNNNNNNNNNNNNNNNNNNNNNNNNNNNNNNNNNNNNNNNNNNNNNNNNNNNNNNNNNNNNNNNNNNNNNNNNNNNNNNNNNNNNNNNNNNNNNNNNNNNNNNNNNNNNNNNNNNNNNNNNNNNNNNNNNNNNNNNNNNNNNNNNNNNNNNNNNNNNNNNNNNNNNNNNNNNNNNNNNNNNNNNNNNNNNNNNNNNNNNNNNNNNNNNNNNNNNNNNNNNNNNNNNNNNNNNNNNNNNNNNNNNNNNNNNNNNNNNNNNNNNNNNNNNNNNNNNNNNNNNNNNNNNNNNNNNNNNNNNNNNNNNNNNNNNNNNNNNNNNNNNNNNNNNNNNNNNNNNNNNNNNNNNNNNNNNNNNNNNNNNNNNNNNNNNNNNNNNNNNNNNNNNNNNNNNNNNNNNNNNNNNNNNNNNNNNNNNNNNNNNNNNNNNNNNNNNNNNNNNNNNNNNNNNNNNNNNNNNNNNNNNNNNNNNNNNNNNNNNNNNNNNNNNNNNNNNNNNNNNNNNNNNNNNNNNNNNNNNNNNNNNNNNNNNNNNNNNNNNNNNNNNNNNNNNNNNNNNNNNNNNNNNNNNNNNNNNNNNNNNNNNNNNNNNNNNNNNNNNNNNNNNNNNNNNNNNNNNNNNNNNNNNNNNNNNNNNNNNNNNNNNNNNNNNNNNNNNNNNNNNNNNNNNNNNNNNNNNNNNNNNNNNNNNNNNNNNNNNNNNNNNNNNNNNNNNNNNNNNNNNNNNNNNNNNNNNNNNNNNNNNNNNNNNNNNNNNNNNNNNNNNNNNNNNNNNNNNNNNNNNNNNNNNNNNNNNNNNNNNNNNNNNNNNNNNNNNNNNNNNNNNNNNNNNNNNNNNNNNNNNNNNNNNNNNNNNNNNNNNNNNNNNNNNNNNNNNNNNNNNNNNNNNNNNNNNNNNNNNNNNNNNNNNNNNNNNNNNNNNNNNNNNNNNNNNNNNNNNNNNNNNNNNNNNNNNNNNNNNNNNNNNNNNNNNNNNNNNNNNNNNNNNNNNNNNNNNNNNNNNNNNNNNNNNATGACCGTGGAAAGCTATCAACCCAGGAGGCAAAGTTCCCAGCTGCCACAAACTCAGGTCTGATTTTAAGTTCTGCAACATATAACATGAAAAATAGTCTCGAGTTTAAGTTGATTACTGCTTGATAGAGATTGTTGAATAGTTAGTGTTTCCATTTACCTCATCAAGCCAGTGATAGTAAGTGGAGCTTATGTTAGTCTTTCTCCAAGCCGCTAAGTCGAAAACATTCATCCCGTAAGCCCAAGCGCATTCCTCTGGATCAAAGTTTCTGGCAATTGTTGGGTTTGAGAAGTTGAGGTAACTCTTGAACTTCTTTGACATCACAAACTTGTCTTCTCCTCTACATGTCTCCACTGCTCCATTTACTTTCCCATTCATGTCAATGTCCCAAAGAGGTGATAGATCAGTTTGGATTACAATGTCATCGTCTAGAAACACAACCTTGTTTAGGCTCGGAAacaactgcaaaaaaaaaatagaagacgGTTTTAGGTTGCAGGCCCTAATGCTGTTGAACAATCTTCACCAGTCATAGATCAAACTTACGTCTGGTAGATGAATACGGATGTGGTTNTGCCCGAAGTACAAACCTTGACTGGTTTCGATGGATGCTCTCTTACCTCTTCAGCAACGGTCATGCTCCCAATGAGGGTCGGTGGTACGG from Camelina sativa cultivar DH55 chromosome 2, Cs, whole genome shotgun sequence includes the following:
- the LOC104755025 gene encoding probable galacturonosyltransferase 12, with product MNGKVNGAVETCRGEDKFVMSKKFKSYLNFSNPTIARNFDPEECAWAYGMNVFDLAAWRKTNISSTYYHWLDENLKSDLSLWQLGTLPPGLIAFHVVSEPKQGCVSRR